Proteins found in one Chlamydia pneumoniae TW-183 genomic segment:
- a CDS encoding serine/threonine protein kinase, whose product MDCRGGIPLPEPQVIGGYHVKKILSKKLRSRVVHGLHPETRHSTVIKVFSPSPSFTSRSVYNFLKEAQSLHQITHPNIVKFHRYGKWQDCLYIAMEYIEGISLREYILAQFISLPQAIDIIFDIAQALEHLHSRNILHKDIKPENILITPQGKIKLIDFGLADWDTEIQRAHPSVIGTPYYMSPEQRQGESHSPASDIYALGLLAYELILGHLSLGRVFLSLVPERISKILAKALQPSPNNRYSSTREFIQDIHHYRMSGDMQEDLRIKDHTVALYEQLQTQRFWLAPETLRFPDFISGVLYHQGYPLYPHAYDTLLEGDVFNLWLGYSPISNATIALSVVKSLVCQQDLQRPLLDRVCEINECLIRMKIPIDEMGISILCLEISKENKELSWVACGKTVFWIKRQGRVVQDFESFSPGLGKITSLQIRETKVAWEIGDEAVVCTLELEESVASLKTLSLAELQDRRQKAIFCPIESIHGGIQSRQHGSNSPSTLISLKRIR is encoded by the coding sequence ATGGATTGTCGTGGTGGCATCCCTCTTCCTGAACCTCAGGTGATTGGCGGATATCATGTTAAAAAAATATTGAGTAAAAAATTAAGAAGTAGAGTTGTTCATGGTCTACATCCTGAAACACGCCATTCTACAGTCATAAAAGTTTTTTCTCCTTCCCCCTCGTTCACGAGTCGCTCTGTCTATAATTTTCTTAAGGAAGCACAGAGCCTCCATCAAATTACTCATCCTAATATTGTTAAGTTCCATCGCTATGGCAAATGGCAAGATTGCCTCTACATTGCTATGGAGTATATAGAAGGGATCTCTTTAAGAGAGTATATCCTCGCGCAATTTATCTCTTTGCCACAAGCCATAGATATTATCTTTGATATTGCTCAAGCTTTGGAGCACCTCCATAGTCGGAATATTCTACATAAAGATATCAAGCCTGAAAATATTCTCATCACTCCTCAGGGTAAAATCAAACTCATAGATTTCGGACTCGCTGATTGGGATACGGAAATACAGAGAGCACATCCTAGCGTTATCGGAACTCCTTATTATATGAGTCCAGAACAACGCCAAGGGGAGTCTCATTCTCCCGCTTCGGATATTTATGCTTTAGGTTTGTTAGCTTATGAGTTGATCTTAGGGCACCTTTCTTTAGGACGCGTCTTTCTTTCATTAGTGCCCGAAAGAATAAGTAAAATTTTAGCAAAAGCGTTACAGCCTTCTCCTAATAATCGCTACAGCTCGACCCGAGAGTTTATCCAGGATATACATCACTATCGCATGTCTGGAGACATGCAAGAAGATCTACGTATTAAAGATCACACGGTAGCTCTCTATGAACAGCTGCAAACACAACGATTTTGGTTAGCCCCAGAAACTCTGAGGTTTCCAGATTTTATATCCGGAGTTCTCTATCATCAAGGATATCCCTTGTATCCTCATGCATATGATACGTTGCTTGAAGGAGATGTTTTTAATCTGTGGTTAGGTTACAGTCCTATAAGTAATGCAACTATAGCTTTGTCTGTTGTAAAAAGTTTAGTCTGCCAACAAGATCTACAGCGACCTCTTTTAGATAGAGTATGCGAAATCAATGAGTGCTTGATTCGCATGAAAATACCCATAGATGAAATGGGTATCTCTATACTCTGCCTCGAAATTTCGAAAGAAAATAAGGAACTCTCTTGGGTAGCTTGTGGGAAAACCGTTTTCTGGATAAAAAGACAGGGAAGGGTTGTCCAAGACTTTGAGAGCTTTTCCCCAGGATTAGGGAAAATTACTTCTTTACAAATTCGAGAAACCAAGGTTGCATGGGAAATAGGTGATGAAGCTGTAGTGTGTACGCTGGAATTAGAAGAATCTGTTGCATCCTTAAAAACCCTATCACTCGCAGAGTTGCAAGATAGAAGGCAAAAAGCTATATTCTGTCCCATAGAGAGCATACATGGTGGAATACAAAGTCGTCAGCACGGAAGTAACTCTCCCTCAACGCTCATTAGCTTAAAAAGAATCCGGTGA
- a CDS encoding secretin N-terminal domain-containing protein: MKTVILNIGRKILQGIKKKKKKIGILSGLFFLDLVLLGVSSQRPTETSANVKHNLRDEKLAACPKNSAASLSAKKSHTKKTTPGSIPSKVFSKFDATQDKTFQKTSGSAFPAKPTTLKELEERKKPRPERRTTADVKRSPRFLPTQEVEEPVPAASKEQLDSIQVWEEKQNYARRAVNAINLSIKKQLEEQTSTVTEKDVQPKTQATPHASKKNVASPSTSMPGIEKAATTVAVPQDKSEEEKVKERLTKRELTCEDLKDNGYTVNFEDISILELLQFVSKISGTNFVFDSNDLQFNVTIVSHDPTSVDDLSTILLQVLKMHDLKVVEQGNNVLIYRNPHLSKLSTVVTDSSLKETCEAVVVTRVFRLYSVSPSAAVNIIQPLLSHDAIVSASEATRHVIISDIAGNVDKVSDLLAALDCPGTSVDMTEYEVKYANPAALVSYCQDVLGTLAEDDAFQMFIQPGTNKIFVVSSPRLANKAEQLLKSLDVPEMAHTLDDPASTALALGGTGTTSPKSLRFFMYKLKYQNGEVIANALQDIGYNLYVTTAMDEDFINTLNSIQWLEVNNSIVIIGNQGNVDRVIGLLNGLDLPPKQVYIEVLILDTSLEKSWDFGVQWVALGDEQSKVAYASGLLNNTGIATPTKATVPPGTPNPGSIPLPTPGQLTGFSDMLNSSSAFGLGIIGNVLSHKGKSFLTLGGLLSALDQDGDTVIVLNPRIMAQDTQQASFFVGQTVPYQTTNTIIQETGTVTQNIDYEDIGVNLVVTSTVAPNNVVTLQIEQTISELHSASGSLTPVTDKTYAATRLQIPDGCFLVMSGHIRDKTTKVVSGVPLLNSIPLIRGLFSRTIDQRQKRNIMMFIKPKVISSFEEGTRVTNKEGYRYNWEADEGSMQVAPRHAPECQGPPSLQAESDFKIIEIEAQ; this comes from the coding sequence GTGAAAACTGTGATATTGAACATTGGAAGAAAAATCTTGCAAGGCATCAAAAAAAAGAAAAAAAAGATCGGGATTTTAAGTGGTCTCTTTTTTTTAGATTTAGTTTTACTTGGTGTAAGTTCCCAGAGGCCTACAGAGACCTCGGCAAATGTAAAACACAATCTTAGAGATGAAAAGTTAGCTGCTTGTCCTAAAAATTCAGCAGCCTCACTTTCAGCAAAGAAAAGTCATACCAAGAAAACCACTCCAGGTTCTATCCCCAGTAAAGTCTTCTCTAAATTCGACGCAACCCAAGATAAAACTTTCCAAAAGACTTCAGGATCCGCATTCCCAGCAAAACCTACCACCCTGAAAGAACTGGAAGAGAGAAAAAAACCTCGACCAGAGCGTAGAACTACTGCCGATGTAAAAAGATCCCCACGCTTCTTACCAACACAAGAAGTCGAAGAGCCTGTACCTGCCGCCTCTAAAGAACAATTAGATAGTATACAGGTTTGGGAAGAAAAACAAAATTATGCTCGCAGAGCCGTAAATGCTATCAATCTGAGTATAAAAAAACAACTCGAAGAGCAAACCTCCACAGTTACAGAGAAAGACGTCCAACCTAAAACACAAGCAACACCACACGCTTCGAAGAAAAACGTTGCAAGTCCTTCGACCTCTATGCCAGGAATCGAGAAAGCAGCAACAACAGTGGCTGTACCTCAAGACAAATCTGAAGAAGAAAAAGTTAAAGAGCGATTGACAAAGCGGGAACTTACCTGTGAAGACCTTAAAGATAACGGCTATACTGTCAATTTTGAAGACATTTCTATTTTAGAGTTGTTGCAGTTCGTAAGTAAAATTTCTGGAACGAACTTTGTCTTTGATAGCAACGATTTGCAATTCAATGTCACGATCGTTTCCCACGATCCTACTTCTGTAGATGATTTATCTACAATCTTACTACAAGTCTTAAAAATGCATGACTTGAAGGTTGTTGAACAAGGCAATAACGTCCTTATCTATCGTAATCCTCATCTTTCTAAGCTATCCACAGTAGTCACAGACAGCTCCTTAAAAGAAACGTGTGAAGCTGTTGTGGTTACCCGAGTGTTCCGTCTTTACAGCGTCAGCCCCTCTGCAGCAGTAAATATTATTCAACCTTTACTTTCCCATGATGCTATCGTTAGTGCTTCAGAAGCTACTCGTCATGTTATCATCTCGGATATTGCTGGTAATGTCGATAAAGTCAGTGATTTGCTAGCAGCTCTAGATTGCCCAGGCACATCTGTGGACATGACTGAATACGAAGTTAAATATGCCAATCCCGCAGCTCTTGTTAGCTACTGCCAAGATGTTCTTGGTACTCTGGCCGAAGATGATGCTTTCCAAATGTTCATCCAACCTGGAACGAACAAAATTTTCGTCGTCTCTTCACCACGTCTTGCAAATAAGGCAGAGCAGCTCCTGAAGTCCTTAGATGTCCCAGAAATGGCACATACCCTAGATGATCCTGCAAGTACTGCCTTGGCTTTGGGAGGAACAGGAACCACGAGCCCTAAGAGTTTGCGGTTCTTTATGTACAAGCTGAAGTATCAAAATGGAGAAGTGATTGCTAATGCCCTCCAAGATATCGGTTACAATCTATATGTAACCACAGCTATGGACGAAGATTTCATTAACACTCTCAATAGTATCCAGTGGTTAGAGGTCAATAACTCCATAGTTATTATCGGAAACCAAGGGAATGTCGACAGAGTTATTGGCCTCTTAAACGGTTTAGATTTACCTCCTAAACAGGTTTACATCGAAGTTTTAATTCTAGATACCAGCTTAGAGAAATCCTGGGACTTTGGAGTGCAATGGGTAGCCCTAGGTGATGAACAAAGTAAAGTAGCTTATGCTTCTGGACTATTGAATAATACTGGCATAGCCACACCTACAAAAGCAACTGTCCCTCCCGGCACGCCAAATCCTGGTTCGATCCCTCTTCCTACGCCAGGACAATTGACAGGGTTCTCAGATATGCTGAACTCTTCGTCAGCATTCGGTCTAGGAATCATCGGAAATGTCCTAAGTCATAAAGGGAAGTCTTTCCTTACTTTGGGAGGCTTATTAAGTGCCTTAGATCAAGATGGAGATACTGTCATTGTCTTGAATCCTAGAATCATGGCTCAGGATACGCAACAAGCTTCGTTTTTTGTAGGGCAAACGGTCCCTTACCAAACTACAAATACTATTATCCAAGAAACAGGAACTGTAACGCAAAATATCGATTATGAAGATATTGGAGTGAACCTTGTCGTTACCTCTACAGTTGCTCCCAACAATGTAGTTACACTACAAATCGAACAGACGATCTCAGAATTACATTCCGCGTCTGGATCACTAACACCTGTCACAGATAAAACTTATGCAGCCACACGCTTACAAATTCCCGACGGTTGTTTCTTAGTTATGAGTGGGCATATCAGAGATAAAACTACAAAAGTGGTTTCAGGAGTGCCTTTGCTAAACTCCATACCATTAATTCGTGGTTTATTTAGCCGTACCATCGACCAAAGGCAAAAACGCAATATCATGATGTTTATTAAGCCTAAGGTGATTAGTAGCTTTGAAGAAGGCACTCGTGTTACCAATAAGGAAGGATACAGATACAATTGGGAAGCTGATGAAGGATCCATGCAAGTGGCCCCTCGCCATGCTCCTGAATGCCAAGGACCTCCTTCTTTACAGGCTGAAAGTGACTTTAAAATAATAGAAATAGAAGCTCAGTAG